A window of the Pseudomonas gozinkensis genome harbors these coding sequences:
- a CDS encoding cytochrome c oxidase assembly protein: MADSISLKKLVTRLLGVVVAMFVFGFALVPIYDVMCKAFGINGKTAGQYEGEQTVDASRQVRVQFLSTNTADMPWDFYPKHDELTANPGAVNEMIFIARNPTDKPMSAQAVPSIAPSNAAAYFHKTECFCFTQQVLQPGQQIEMPVRFIVDRDMPKDVKHLTLSYTLFDITARHPPVAANTGG, from the coding sequence ATGGCTGACTCGATTTCGCTGAAGAAACTGGTGACCCGACTGCTCGGTGTGGTGGTGGCGATGTTCGTCTTCGGCTTTGCCCTGGTGCCGATCTACGACGTGATGTGCAAGGCCTTCGGCATCAACGGCAAGACTGCCGGGCAATACGAAGGCGAGCAGACCGTCGATGCCTCGCGGCAGGTGCGGGTGCAGTTCCTGTCGACCAACACCGCCGACATGCCGTGGGATTTTTACCCCAAGCATGACGAACTGACGGCCAACCCCGGCGCGGTGAACGAGATGATCTTCATCGCGCGCAACCCCACCGACAAACCGATGAGCGCTCAAGCCGTACCGAGCATCGCGCCGAGCAATGCGGCGGCGTATTTCCACAAGACCGAATGCTTTTGCTTTACCCAGCAGGTGCTGCAGCCCGGTCAGCAGATCGAAATGCCGGTGCGTTTCATCGTTGACCGCGACATGCCCAAGGACGTGAAGCACCTGACGCTGTCCTACACGCTGTTCGATATCACCGCCCGACATCCTCCGGTGGCTGCAAACACTGGCGGTTAA
- the ctaD gene encoding cytochrome c oxidase subunit I yields MSAVIDDHGHADHAHGPAKGLMRWVLTTNHKDIGTLYLWFAFCMFLLGGSFAMVIRAELFQPGLQIVEPAFFNQMTTMHGLVMVFGAVMPAFVGLANWMIPLMVGAPDMALPRMNNFSFWLLPAAFLLLVSTLFTPGGGPNFGWTFYAPLSTTYAPESVTFFIFAIHLMGISSIMGAINVIATILNLRAPGMTLMKMPLFVWTWLITAFLLIAVMPVLAGCVTMMLMDIHFGTSFFSAAGGGDPVLFQHVFWFFGHPEVYIMILPAFGAVSQIIPTFSRKPLFGYTSMVYATASIAFLSFIVWAHHMFVVGIPLVGELFFMYATMLIAVPTGVKVFNWASTMWQGSMTFETPMLFAVAFVILFSIGGFSGLMLAIAPADFQYQDTYFVVAHFHYVLVPGAIFGIFASAYYWLPKWTGHMYDETLGKLHFWLSFVGMNLTFFPMHFVGLAGMPRRIPDYNLQFADFNMVSSIGAFMFGATQIFFLFIVIKTIRGGAPAPAKPWDGAEGLEWSVPSPAPYHTFTTPPEVK; encoded by the coding sequence ATGAGCGCTGTCATCGATGACCACGGTCATGCCGACCACGCCCACGGCCCCGCCAAAGGCCTGATGCGCTGGGTGCTGACCACCAACCACAAGGACATCGGCACGCTGTACCTGTGGTTTGCGTTCTGCATGTTCCTGCTCGGCGGCTCGTTCGCCATGGTGATCCGCGCCGAGCTGTTCCAGCCCGGCCTGCAGATCGTGGAGCCGGCGTTCTTCAACCAGATGACCACCATGCACGGTCTGGTGATGGTGTTCGGTGCGGTGATGCCGGCGTTCGTCGGCCTCGCCAACTGGATGATCCCGTTGATGGTCGGCGCGCCGGACATGGCCCTGCCGCGGATGAACAACTTCAGCTTCTGGCTTCTGCCGGCGGCGTTCCTGCTGCTGGTCTCGACCCTGTTCACCCCCGGTGGCGGGCCGAACTTCGGCTGGACGTTCTACGCGCCGCTATCCACCACCTATGCACCGGAAAGCGTGACGTTCTTCATCTTCGCCATTCACCTGATGGGGATCAGTTCGATCATGGGCGCGATCAACGTGATCGCCACCATCCTCAACCTGCGGGCCCCCGGCATGACCCTGATGAAAATGCCGCTGTTCGTCTGGACCTGGCTGATCACCGCGTTCCTGCTGATCGCGGTGATGCCGGTACTGGCCGGGTGCGTGACGATGATGCTGATGGACATCCACTTCGGCACCAGCTTCTTCAGCGCCGCCGGCGGCGGTGACCCGGTGCTGTTCCAGCATGTTTTCTGGTTCTTCGGCCACCCCGAGGTGTACATCATGATCCTGCCGGCCTTCGGCGCCGTCAGCCAGATCATCCCGACCTTCTCGCGCAAGCCGCTGTTCGGCTACACCTCGATGGTCTACGCCACGGCGAGCATCGCGTTCCTGTCGTTCATCGTCTGGGCGCACCACATGTTCGTGGTGGGCATTCCGCTGGTGGGCGAGTTGTTCTTCATGTACGCGACAATGCTGATTGCGGTGCCGACCGGGGTGAAGGTGTTCAACTGGGCCAGCACCATGTGGCAGGGCTCGATGACCTTCGAGACACCGATGCTGTTTGCCGTGGCGTTCGTGATCCTGTTCTCCATCGGCGGCTTCTCCGGGCTGATGCTGGCCATCGCCCCGGCGGACTTCCAGTACCAGGACACCTACTTCGTGGTCGCGCATTTCCACTACGTGCTGGTGCCGGGGGCGATCTTCGGGATCTTCGCGTCGGCCTATTACTGGCTGCCGAAATGGACCGGCCACATGTACGACGAAACCCTGGGCAAGCTGCACTTCTGGCTGTCCTTCGTCGGCATGAACCTGACGTTCTTCCCGATGCACTTCGTGGGTCTCGCGGGCATGCCCCGGCGGATTCCGGACTACAACCTGCAGTTCGCCGACTTCAACATGGTCTCGTCGATCGGCGCGTTCATGTTCGGCGCCACGCAGATCTTCTTCCTGTTCATCGTGATCAAGACCATCCGTGGCGGCGCGCCGGCTCCGGCCAAACCGTGGGATGGCGCCGAAGGTCTGGAATGGAGCGTGCCGTCACCGGCGCCGTATCACACCTTCACCACGCCGCCGGAAGTGAAATGA
- a CDS encoding twin transmembrane helix small protein, giving the protein MLKAAIVLMLIATVISLFSGLFFLVKDDSSSNRLVIALSVRVALAACTVGLIAWGFYSGQLVSHAPW; this is encoded by the coding sequence ATGCTCAAAGCAGCCATCGTCCTGATGCTGATTGCCACGGTGATCAGCCTGTTCAGCGGCCTGTTTTTCCTGGTCAAGGACGACAGCAGCTCGAATCGCCTGGTGATCGCCTTGAGTGTTCGGGTGGCATTGGCCGCTTGCACCGTCGGCTTGATTGCCTGGGGTTTCTACAGCGGCCAACTGGTGTCGCACGCGCCTTGGTAG
- a CDS encoding COX15/CtaA family protein: protein MAKPGFRLALFATLLALIVVLLGAYTRLTHAGLGCPDWPGCYGFISVPKSEAQLAHAELHYPDSPVEAHKGWNEMIHRYFAGTLGMLISILAGRAWVNRRHPGQPLKLPLFLLAVVFAQAAFGMWTVTLKLWPQVVTGHLLGGFATLSLLFLLTLRLSGVLPALTVPKRLQYWATAGLLLVIGQIALGGWVSSNYAAVACIDFPTCHGQWLPPADFANGFHLTQHIGPNYLGGQLDSDARTAIHLTHRIGALLVTLVLLGLAWQLKVVGMTRLAGLVLIALAAQITLGISNVLFHLPLPVAVAHNAGGAALLLTMVLVNYHARTSLVRVKQPMIARWRLSPRKHSAAPITIKGETPWRF from the coding sequence ATGGCCAAACCTGGATTTCGCCTCGCGCTGTTTGCCACCCTGCTGGCGCTGATCGTGGTGCTGCTCGGCGCCTACACCCGCCTGACCCACGCCGGCCTCGGCTGTCCCGACTGGCCGGGCTGCTACGGGTTCATCAGCGTGCCGAAAAGCGAAGCCCAACTGGCCCATGCCGAACTGCATTACCCCGACTCGCCGGTGGAAGCGCATAAAGGCTGGAACGAGATGATCCACCGCTACTTCGCCGGCACCCTCGGGATGCTGATCTCGATACTGGCCGGGCGGGCGTGGGTCAATCGTCGTCATCCCGGGCAACCGCTGAAACTGCCACTGTTTCTGCTGGCGGTGGTGTTTGCCCAGGCGGCGTTCGGCATGTGGACGGTGACGCTCAAGCTCTGGCCGCAAGTGGTGACCGGGCATTTGCTCGGTGGCTTCGCGACCTTGAGTCTGCTGTTTCTGCTGACGTTGCGACTGTCCGGCGTGTTGCCGGCACTGACCGTGCCCAAGCGTCTGCAATATTGGGCCACTGCCGGCCTGTTGCTGGTGATCGGCCAGATTGCTCTCGGCGGCTGGGTCAGTTCCAACTATGCGGCCGTGGCCTGCATCGACTTCCCGACCTGCCACGGTCAATGGCTACCGCCGGCGGACTTCGCCAACGGCTTTCACCTGACCCAACACATCGGCCCGAATTACCTCGGCGGGCAACTCGACAGCGATGCACGCACAGCGATTCACCTGACTCATCGCATCGGCGCACTGCTGGTCACGCTCGTCCTGCTCGGCTTGGCCTGGCAACTGAAAGTGGTGGGCATGACCCGACTGGCCGGACTGGTGCTGATCGCCCTCGCCGCGCAGATCACCCTCGGCATCAGCAACGTGCTGTTCCATCTGCCGCTGCCGGTGGCCGTGGCGCATAACGCTGGCGGCGCAGCGCTGCTGCTGACGATGGTGCTGGTCAACTATCACGCGCGCACCAGCCTGGTCCGGGTCAAGCAACCGATGATCGCGCGCTGGCGCCTGAGCCCGCGCAAACACTCGGCGGCGCCCATCACTATTAAAGGAGAGACGCCATGGCGATTCTGA
- a CDS encoding cytochrome c oxidase subunit 3, producing the protein MATHEHYYVPAQSKWPIVATVGMFVTVYGLATWFNDLKAARPESHGPLIFFVGGLLLAYMLFGWFGAVIKESRAGLYSPQLDRSFRWGMSWFIFSEVMFFIAFFGALFYVRHISGPALGGEGTKGIAHMLWPNFQFTWPLLHTPDPKLFPPPKEVISPWGLPLINTILLVSSSVTITIAHHALKKGHRGALKLWLAITVLLGCAFLGFQAEEYIHAYHELGLTLGSGIYGATFFMLTGFHGAHVTIGTIILFVMLMRIMKGHFDNEHQFGFEAASWYWHFVDVVWIGLFIFVYVL; encoded by the coding sequence ATGGCAACTCATGAGCACTATTACGTCCCGGCCCAGAGCAAGTGGCCGATCGTCGCCACGGTGGGGATGTTCGTCACCGTGTACGGTCTGGCGACCTGGTTCAACGATCTGAAGGCTGCGCGCCCGGAATCCCACGGCCCGCTGATCTTTTTCGTCGGCGGCCTGTTGCTGGCGTACATGCTGTTCGGCTGGTTCGGCGCGGTGATCAAGGAAAGCCGCGCGGGGTTGTACAGCCCGCAACTGGACCGCTCGTTCCGCTGGGGCATGAGCTGGTTCATTTTCTCCGAGGTGATGTTCTTCATCGCCTTCTTCGGCGCGCTGTTCTATGTGCGGCACATCTCCGGCCCGGCACTGGGCGGCGAAGGCACCAAAGGCATCGCCCACATGCTCTGGCCGAACTTCCAGTTCACCTGGCCGCTGCTGCACACGCCGGATCCAAAACTGTTCCCGCCGCCCAAGGAAGTCATCAGCCCCTGGGGCCTGCCGCTGATCAACACCATCCTGCTGGTGAGCTCCAGCGTGACCATCACCATCGCCCACCACGCCCTGAAGAAAGGCCATCGTGGTGCGCTGAAACTGTGGCTGGCGATCACCGTGCTGCTGGGCTGCGCGTTCCTCGGCTTCCAGGCCGAAGAATACATCCACGCCTACCACGAACTGGGGCTGACCCTCGGCTCGGGCATCTACGGCGCGACGTTCTTCATGCTCACCGGTTTCCACGGCGCCCACGTCACCATCGGCACGATCATTCTGTTCGTGATGCTGATGCGCATCATGAAGGGCCACTTCGACAACGAACATCAGTTCGGTTTTGAAGCGGCGAGCTGGTATTGGCACTTCGTCGATGTGGTGTGGATCGGTTTGTTCATCTTCGTTTATGTGCTCTGA
- a CDS encoding SURF1 family protein has protein sequence MKRFRPGVVPTLVVGLMLPLLISLGFWQLGRGAEKTALLASYAERRAAEPMASTELLHSADPAFRRVHLHGQFDAAHSLLLDNRQRNGKVGVELLQPFQDQRSGQWLLVNRGWLPWPDRRTAPQFNTPADAVSVDAWVYIAPGATFQLHADPVSSTWPQTVTAIDPAKLWKTLQRDGFAYELRAEPGPASYQADWPVVAMGPEKHLGYAVQWFAMATALFGLYLYLGWHNAKEKHHGSGHESTQHV, from the coding sequence ATGAAGCGCTTCCGGCCGGGTGTGGTGCCGACACTGGTGGTCGGCCTGATGCTTCCGTTGCTGATCTCGCTGGGCTTCTGGCAACTGGGCCGGGGCGCGGAGAAAACCGCCCTGCTCGCCAGCTACGCCGAGCGCCGCGCCGCCGAACCAATGGCCAGCACCGAGTTGCTGCACAGCGCCGATCCGGCGTTTCGCCGGGTGCATCTGCACGGCCAGTTCGATGCCGCCCACAGCCTGCTGCTGGACAACCGTCAGCGCAACGGCAAGGTCGGCGTCGAATTGCTGCAACCGTTTCAGGATCAACGCAGCGGCCAGTGGCTGCTGGTCAATCGCGGCTGGCTGCCGTGGCCGGACCGGCGCACGGCACCGCAATTCAACACACCGGCCGACGCCGTGAGCGTGGATGCCTGGGTGTACATCGCCCCCGGCGCGACCTTCCAGTTGCATGCCGATCCGGTCAGCAGCACCTGGCCGCAAACCGTCACCGCCATCGACCCCGCGAAGCTGTGGAAAACCCTCCAACGCGACGGCTTCGCCTACGAATTACGTGCTGAACCCGGTCCCGCCAGCTATCAGGCCGACTGGCCGGTAGTTGCCATGGGCCCGGAAAAACACCTCGGTTACGCCGTGCAGTGGTTCGCCATGGCCACCGCCCTGTTCGGTCTCTACCTCTATCTCGGCTGGCACAACGCAAAGGAGAAACACCATGGGAGCGGCCATGAATCCACCCAGCATGTCTGA
- the coxB gene encoding cytochrome c oxidase subunit II: MMRHPHVWMGLLLWSIFSQANAAWTVNMAPGATEISHAVFDLHMTIFWICVVIGIIVFGAMFWSMMVHRRSTGQVAAKFHESTTVEILWTVVPLLILVAMAVPATATLIKMYDTSEPDIDIQITGYQWKWHYKYLGQDVEFFSNLATPAEQIHNKEAKGEHYLLEVDKPLVLPTGAKVRFLVTSADVIHSWWVPAFAVKRDAIPGFVNEAWTRIDKPGIYRGQCAELCGKDHGFMPIVVDVKEKADYDKWLAERKAEAMQLKELTSKEWTLDELKERGDKIYHTTCVACHQAEGQGLPPMFPALKGSKIATGPKEAHLSLVFHGKPGTAMAAFGKQLSEVDIAAVVTYERNAWGNNKGDMVTPKEVLELKQAESK, translated from the coding sequence ATGATGCGACATCCACACGTCTGGATGGGCCTCCTGTTGTGGTCGATTTTCAGCCAGGCCAACGCGGCCTGGACTGTGAATATGGCGCCTGGAGCGACTGAAATCAGTCACGCAGTATTCGACCTGCACATGACCATTTTCTGGATCTGTGTGGTGATCGGGATCATCGTCTTCGGCGCCATGTTCTGGTCGATGATGGTGCACCGCCGTTCTACCGGGCAGGTCGCCGCAAAATTCCACGAAAGCACCACCGTCGAAATTCTCTGGACCGTCGTCCCGCTGCTGATCCTGGTGGCGATGGCCGTTCCGGCGACCGCGACCCTGATCAAGATGTACGACACCAGTGAGCCGGATATCGATATCCAGATCACCGGCTATCAGTGGAAGTGGCACTACAAATACCTGGGCCAGGACGTCGAGTTCTTCAGCAACCTGGCCACCCCCGCCGAACAGATCCACAACAAGGAGGCCAAGGGCGAGCATTACCTGCTCGAGGTCGACAAGCCGCTGGTGCTGCCGACCGGGGCCAAGGTGCGCTTCCTCGTGACCTCCGCCGACGTGATCCACTCCTGGTGGGTGCCGGCCTTCGCGGTCAAGCGCGATGCGATTCCGGGATTCGTCAACGAAGCCTGGACCCGCATCGACAAGCCCGGCATTTACCGAGGCCAGTGCGCCGAGCTGTGCGGCAAGGATCACGGCTTCATGCCGATCGTGGTCGACGTCAAGGAGAAGGCCGATTACGACAAATGGCTCGCCGAGCGCAAGGCCGAAGCGATGCAGCTCAAAGAGCTGACCAGCAAGGAATGGACCCTCGACGAGCTCAAGGAACGTGGCGACAAGATCTACCACACCACCTGCGTCGCCTGTCACCAGGCCGAAGGCCAGGGCCTGCCGCCGATGTTCCCGGCCCTCAAGGGCTCGAAAATCGCCACCGGTCCGAAAGAGGCGCACCTGAGCCTGGTGTTCCACGGCAAACCGGGCACCGCCATGGCGGCGTTCGGCAAGCAGCTGTCGGAAGTCGATATCGCAGCGGTCGTGACCTACGAACGTAACGCCTGGGGCAACAACAAGGGCGACATGGTCACGCCAAAAGAAGTGCTGGAGCTGAAACAGGCGGAAAGCAAATGA